The proteins below come from a single Deltaproteobacteria bacterium genomic window:
- a CDS encoding acyl-CoA thioesterase, with translation MPRPSTSFPTPEAWLLHRVSYGETDAMAVVYYGNYFHWFERARNRYIRERGMSYRDIESRGIFLPVREAACRYFAPARYEDQVWVRAGISKWTKASMTFTYEITDHDRERVLSAGSTQHACVDGQGRPVRVPDWLRGMCDDSPAEPTP, from the coding sequence ATGCCTAGGCCCTCGACATCCTTCCCCACTCCCGAGGCCTGGCTGCTTCATCGTGTCAGCTACGGGGAAACCGACGCCATGGCCGTGGTCTACTACGGCAACTATTTTCACTGGTTCGAGAGGGCCCGAAACCGGTACATCCGCGAGCGGGGCATGAGCTACCGGGACATCGAATCCAGAGGGATCTTCCTGCCCGTGCGCGAGGCAGCCTGTCGATACTTCGCCCCGGCCAGGTACGAGGACCAAGTCTGGGTCAGGGCCGGAATTTCCAAATGGACCAAGGCCAGCATGACCTTCACCTACGAAATCACCGATCACGACCGGGAACGGGTCCTGTCCGCCGGGTCCACCCAGCACGCCTGCGTCGACGGCCAGGGCCGTCCAGTCCGGGTGCCGGACTGGCTGCGGGGCATGTGCGATGACTCTCCTGCCGAACCGACCCCATGA
- a CDS encoding amidohydrolase, giving the protein MIDVHTHVFHPKIAAKVLDQLRGHYDITPVGSGLAEDLIKRMDRAGVAMAVVHTAATSPDQVIPANNWALSLKSAYPRLIPFGTVHPGFHGWPSELDRLEQAGVIGIKLHPDFQGFSLDDASLHPILKELRGRFLVMVHVGDRLPPDKNPSSPEKLARLLERFPGLTVIAAHFGGYLHWDQVPEHLAGKDLYIDTSSTLAFASDAQIESIINKHPLDRFLFGSDYPLFDPSDELEALGRRCAMAEKDLKCLAGNAARLLGISKS; this is encoded by the coding sequence ATGATCGACGTCCACACCCACGTCTTCCATCCCAAGATCGCCGCCAAGGTCCTGGACCAGCTCCGAGGTCACTACGACATCACTCCGGTGGGCAGCGGCCTGGCCGAGGATCTAATCAAACGGATGGACCGGGCCGGCGTGGCCATGGCCGTAGTCCATACCGCGGCCACCAGTCCGGACCAGGTTATACCGGCCAACAACTGGGCCCTGAGTCTCAAGTCGGCATACCCGAGACTGATTCCCTTCGGCACGGTTCATCCGGGATTCCATGGCTGGCCAAGCGAACTGGATCGTCTGGAACAGGCCGGAGTCATCGGAATCAAGCTGCATCCCGACTTCCAAGGGTTCTCTCTGGACGATGCGTCCCTGCATCCCATTCTAAAGGAACTCAGGGGCCGGTTTTTGGTCATGGTCCACGTCGGCGATCGCCTGCCTCCAGACAAAAATCCATCCAGTCCCGAAAAACTGGCTCGGCTTCTGGAGCGCTTTCCCGGCCTGACGGTCATCGCCGCACATTTCGGGGGCTATCTCCACTGGGACCAGGTCCCCGAACATCTGGCCGGAAAGGACCTTTACATAGACACCTCCAGCACTCTGGCCTTTGCCTCGGACGCCCAGATCGAGTCCATCATCAACAAGCATCCTCTGGACCGCTTCCTGTTCGGCAGCGACTACCCTCTCTTTGATCCTTCCGACGAACTCGAAGCCCTGGGCCGCCGATGCGCAATGGCCGAAAAAGACCTCAAATGTCTGGCCGGAAATGCCGCCCGGCTCCTCGGCATTTCAAAATCATGA
- a CDS encoding HAD family hydrolase has product MRNGRKRPQMSGRKCRPAPRHFKIMTSKALCALDYDGVILDSMDRNLAAMRAACLRMGHNRLPGPRDLEALDNMVFAELARIIGVPENNHPALSELVFEELTVSTVPARIFPGMAEALTRLSERFALAIVTANEADIVEEYLKESGLRHRFTHILGGESGEDKSQKLVRLMAKMGTDPQRTVMVGDAVSDIRMGRRAGVRTVAVSWGFQSVARLTEARPDAVVERPPDLPPLLAEWF; this is encoded by the coding sequence ATGCGCAATGGCCGAAAAAGACCTCAAATGTCTGGCCGGAAATGCCGCCCGGCTCCTCGGCATTTCAAAATCATGACATCAAAGGCACTCTGCGCCCTGGACTACGACGGGGTCATTCTCGATTCCATGGACCGGAATCTCGCGGCCATGCGGGCCGCCTGTCTTCGGATGGGACATAACCGCCTGCCGGGTCCTCGAGACCTCGAAGCACTGGATAATATGGTCTTTGCCGAACTGGCCCGGATCATCGGTGTGCCAGAGAACAACCACCCGGCCCTGAGCGAACTGGTTTTTGAGGAATTGACCGTCAGCACCGTTCCGGCCAGGATTTTCCCAGGCATGGCCGAGGCCCTCACCCGGCTCTCCGAAAGGTTCGCGCTGGCCATCGTCACGGCCAACGAAGCGGACATCGTGGAAGAATATTTGAAGGAATCCGGACTTCGCCATCGCTTCACGCACATCTTGGGAGGGGAATCCGGAGAGGACAAGAGCCAAAAGCTCGTCCGGCTCATGGCCAAAATGGGAACCGACCCCCAACGAACGGTCATGGTCGGGGACGCGGTCAGCGACATCCGCATGGGTCGCCGGGCCGGGGTCAGGACCGTGGCCGTATCCTGGGGATTTCAGAGCGTCGCACGACTGACCGAGGCCCGCCCCGACGCCGTTGTCGAGCGGCCCCCCGATCTACCGCCTCTGCTGGCCGAATGGTTCTGA
- a CDS encoding tetratricopeptide repeat protein has protein sequence MVTIYEKILVHYFKVLNGCVLIATEDKTFYKNLRSVLKPLEPESGAVHVISRADSSALRTVGNLLVRHGHVLVLVESKIGGRSNFQFLTMLRESFFEQCNIIGLTKDDDAGVIAHMRELGADSVIVKPVSQTKLIQKMALTLQPDNEFNKKIRECKRMLRECRFEECSPMARALMAERSDNPTVCIIAGDVHLAMGEHARAEECYVEASRLSGMRLEPLKKLVELYAVTGENEKRLRFLKILDRLSPNNFERKINIGEICLDQEKIDEAELFFDGAAKAVRRMAEDMVSETLMDISSRVKEKCPEMGIKYMKQAINAKDRSSSLGADDLWMLNELGLTLRKEGKWEESIKCFEKALLLADDATSPGLFYNVAMAFAQGKLHYRALEHFQKALQANPGFVRDSHLVPFNMAKVNFAVERYREALELVETSLEMEPEFAQGRTLRNKILEAMQERG, from the coding sequence ATGGTCACTATCTACGAAAAAATACTGGTCCATTATTTCAAGGTGCTGAACGGGTGCGTGTTGATCGCCACCGAGGACAAGACCTTTTACAAGAATCTTCGGTCCGTCCTCAAGCCCCTGGAGCCCGAGAGCGGCGCGGTGCACGTCATTTCAAGGGCCGACAGCTCGGCCCTGCGCACGGTCGGAAATTTGCTCGTCCGTCACGGGCATGTCCTGGTGCTGGTCGAGTCGAAAATCGGGGGCCGAAGCAATTTTCAGTTTTTGACCATGCTTCGGGAAAGCTTCTTCGAGCAATGCAACATCATCGGGCTGACCAAGGACGACGACGCCGGGGTCATTGCCCACATGCGGGAATTGGGAGCGGATTCGGTCATCGTCAAGCCTGTTTCCCAGACCAAGCTCATCCAGAAGATGGCCTTGACCCTTCAGCCGGACAACGAATTCAACAAGAAGATCCGGGAGTGCAAGCGGATGCTCCGCGAGTGTCGGTTCGAGGAATGCTCGCCCATGGCTCGGGCGCTCATGGCCGAACGATCGGACAATCCAACGGTGTGCATCATCGCCGGGGATGTGCACCTGGCCATGGGCGAGCACGCCCGGGCCGAGGAGTGCTATGTTGAGGCATCTCGGCTGTCGGGAATGCGCTTGGAGCCCCTGAAAAAACTCGTGGAACTGTACGCGGTGACCGGCGAGAACGAAAAGCGACTGAGGTTTTTGAAGATTCTGGACCGGCTCTCGCCCAATAACTTTGAGCGGAAGATCAATATCGGGGAGATTTGTCTGGACCAGGAGAAAATCGACGAGGCGGAGCTCTTTTTCGACGGTGCGGCCAAGGCTGTCAGGAGAATGGCCGAGGACATGGTCAGCGAGACCTTGATGGACATCAGTTCCAGGGTCAAGGAAAAGTGTCCGGAAATGGGCATCAAGTACATGAAGCAGGCCATCAACGCCAAGGACAGGTCAAGCAGCCTCGGTGCGGACGATCTCTGGATGCTGAACGAGCTGGGCCTGACCCTCCGCAAGGAGGGCAAGTGGGAGGAGTCCATCAAATGTTTTGAAAAGGCCCTCTTGCTGGCCGACGACGCCACCTCGCCCGGTCTGTTCTACAACGTGGCCATGGCCTTCGCCCAGGGAAAACTCCACTACCGGGCCCTGGAGCACTTCCAGAAGGCATTGCAGGCCAACCCCGGATTCGTCAGGGACAGTCATCTGGTGCCCTTCAACATGGCCAAGGTCAATTTCGCCGTGGAACGATATCGGGAGGCTTTGGAACTGGTGGAGACCAGCCTGGAAATGGAGCCGGAATTTGCCCAGGGACGTACGCTTAGGAACAAGATCCTGGAGGCCATGCAGGAGCGGGGGTAG
- a CDS encoding leucyl/phenylalanyl-tRNA--protein transferase produces the protein MPVFRLPEVPFFPDPELADPCGLLAVGGDLSPGRLLAAYLAGVFPCYGPSDPILWWSPDPRLVLFPDDLHIPRSLRRVLNGRRFRVTMNEAFGRVIRFCAGVSRPGSDGVWLVPEMIEAYEKLHGLGLAVSVEAWDDEGLAGGFYGVALGRAFFGESMFHLRPESSKAALATFVRHFAARIDFVDCQQKTEHMVRLGGGEVDRRRFRRRLAAAVGDFDDPETIRFWSGSRVIDPRTGEDT, from the coding sequence ATGCCCGTATTCAGATTGCCCGAGGTGCCCTTTTTCCCCGATCCAGAGTTGGCCGACCCTTGCGGGCTCCTGGCCGTGGGCGGAGACCTGTCTCCAGGCCGGCTTTTGGCGGCCTATCTTGCCGGCGTCTTTCCCTGTTATGGCCCGAGCGACCCGATCCTGTGGTGGAGCCCGGATCCCAGACTGGTCCTTTTTCCCGACGATCTTCACATACCAAGGAGTCTGAGGCGAGTCCTGAACGGCCGGCGGTTCAGGGTCACCATGAATGAGGCCTTCGGCCGGGTCATCCGGTTCTGCGCCGGGGTTTCCAGACCCGGGAGCGACGGGGTCTGGCTGGTGCCGGAGATGATCGAGGCTTACGAGAAGTTACACGGCCTGGGGCTGGCCGTGTCCGTGGAGGCCTGGGACGACGAGGGCCTGGCCGGAGGATTTTACGGAGTGGCCCTGGGCCGGGCCTTTTTCGGCGAGTCCATGTTTCACCTTCGTCCCGAATCCTCCAAGGCGGCCCTGGCGACCTTTGTCCGGCACTTCGCCGCCCGCATCGACTTCGTGGATTGCCAACAGAAAACCGAACATATGGTCAGGCTGGGAGGCGGGGAGGTGGACCGTCGGCGGTTCAGAAGGCGACTGGCCGCTGCCGTGGGGGATTTCGACGATCCGGAGACCATTCGGTTTTGGTCCGGATCACGGGTGATCGACCCAAGAACAGGAGAGGACACATGA
- the clpA gene encoding ATP-dependent Clp protease ATP-binding subunit ClpA, with translation MLSKELERIIAFGVREVKVRQHEYLSLEHLLYGFLKDREGQRLLLGCGIALNDLRNKLERFFIDHLEVLPGKNNEIIQTVGVQRVMQRAIMHVQSAGKRQVGIGDFLAAMFEEEDSFAVYFLSDMGLTRLRVLEYISHEAGEGCCPAEAPDGQQPGFLERFTVDLIKKARDGHIDPLIGREPELRRTLQILARRRKNNPVFVGDPGVGKTALAEGLALKVARNEVPETFADTFIHALDMGALLAGTKYRGDFESRLKGVIGELKKIERAILVIDEIHTIVGAGATSSGTMDASNILKPVLGAGEIRCIGSTTFEEYKNHFEKDRALSRRFQKVEVLEPSESESVAILTGLKPHYEAFHGISYRPSAIQAAVELAARHLKDRYLPDKAIDVMDEAGAVFRLSGKKKMSVTRRDVEEVVARMARIPSRNVSSSDRDRLATLNLDMKSVVFGQDPAVDMLVQAVKRSRAGLKEPGRPAGSFLLVGPTGVGKTEAARQLAACMGVDFIRFDMSEYMEKHAVARLIGAPPGYVGFEQGGLLTDAVRRQPYSVLLLDEIEKAHPDLFNILLQVMDHATLTDNTGRKADFRHVILLMTSNAGAREMSSRSLGFGRESSDDKTDKGIKAVEKLFSPEFRNRLDGTIPFKALTPEIMEQVVDKFMGEVNDQLRERRVSVSLTPRARSWLAEIGHDPDYGARPLGRVIQKEVKDRLTDEILFGALAKGGRAVLRYTKKQGPRLEIG, from the coding sequence ATGTTGAGCAAGGAATTGGAACGAATCATCGCCTTCGGAGTTCGGGAGGTGAAGGTTCGGCAACACGAATATCTGTCCCTGGAGCATTTGCTGTACGGGTTCCTGAAGGATCGGGAAGGGCAACGCCTTCTCCTGGGCTGCGGGATTGCGCTGAACGATCTCCGCAACAAACTGGAGCGGTTCTTCATCGATCACCTGGAAGTCCTTCCTGGGAAGAACAACGAAATCATCCAGACCGTGGGGGTGCAGCGGGTCATGCAGCGGGCCATCATGCACGTCCAGTCGGCCGGCAAACGCCAAGTGGGCATTGGGGACTTCCTTGCGGCTATGTTTGAGGAGGAAGATTCCTTTGCCGTATATTTTCTGAGCGACATGGGCCTGACCCGTCTGCGGGTTTTGGAATACATTTCCCACGAGGCCGGAGAGGGGTGTTGTCCGGCGGAAGCGCCGGACGGTCAGCAGCCCGGTTTTTTGGAGCGGTTCACCGTGGATCTGATCAAGAAGGCCCGGGACGGGCATATCGACCCGTTGATCGGGCGGGAGCCCGAGCTGCGGCGAACACTCCAGATTCTGGCCAGGAGGAGGAAGAACAATCCCGTGTTCGTGGGTGATCCCGGGGTCGGCAAAACGGCCCTGGCCGAGGGGCTGGCCCTGAAGGTGGCCCGAAACGAGGTTCCCGAAACCTTCGCCGATACCTTCATCCATGCCTTGGACATGGGCGCCCTGCTGGCCGGAACCAAGTACCGGGGGGATTTCGAGTCCCGCTTGAAGGGGGTCATCGGGGAATTGAAGAAGATCGAGCGGGCCATCCTGGTTATCGACGAGATTCACACCATTGTCGGGGCCGGGGCCACCTCGAGCGGAACCATGGATGCTTCCAACATTCTGAAGCCTGTGCTGGGAGCCGGAGAGATCCGGTGCATCGGGTCCACGACCTTCGAGGAGTACAAGAATCACTTTGAAAAGGATCGGGCGTTGTCGAGAAGGTTTCAGAAGGTCGAGGTCCTAGAGCCCTCGGAGAGCGAGAGCGTGGCCATTTTGACCGGCCTGAAGCCCCACTACGAGGCCTTCCACGGGATCTCCTACCGGCCTTCGGCCATACAGGCCGCTGTGGAGCTGGCCGCCAGGCATCTCAAAGATCGGTACCTTCCGGACAAGGCCATCGACGTTATGGACGAAGCCGGGGCGGTGTTCCGGCTCTCGGGGAAGAAAAAGATGTCCGTGACCCGTCGCGACGTGGAAGAAGTGGTGGCCCGGATGGCCCGCATTCCCTCCAGGAACGTGTCTTCCTCGGACCGCGACCGGTTGGCGACTCTGAATTTGGACATGAAGTCCGTGGTCTTTGGACAGGACCCGGCCGTGGACATGCTCGTCCAGGCCGTGAAGCGGTCCCGGGCCGGCCTCAAGGAGCCCGGTCGGCCGGCAGGCTCCTTCCTGCTGGTCGGGCCGACGGGGGTGGGCAAGACCGAGGCGGCCAGACAGTTGGCGGCCTGCATGGGAGTGGACTTCATTCGATTTGACATGAGCGAGTACATGGAAAAGCACGCCGTGGCCCGGCTGATCGGAGCCCCTCCCGGCTACGTGGGCTTCGAGCAGGGCGGTCTTTTGACCGATGCGGTCCGGCGTCAGCCCTATTCGGTCCTTCTTTTGGATGAGATCGAAAAGGCCCATCCGGATCTCTTCAATATCCTGCTCCAGGTCATGGATCACGCCACCCTGACGGACAACACCGGCCGTAAGGCGGATTTTCGCCACGTCATCCTGCTTATGACCTCCAACGCTGGGGCCAGGGAAATGTCGTCCAGATCCCTGGGATTCGGCAGGGAGTCTTCCGACGACAAGACCGACAAGGGCATCAAGGCCGTTGAGAAACTCTTCAGCCCTGAGTTCCGCAATCGCCTTGATGGGACGATTCCCTTCAAGGCCCTAACCCCGGAGATCATGGAACAGGTCGTTGATAAGTTCATGGGCGAGGTCAACGACCAGCTTCGGGAACGCCGGGTGTCGGTGTCCCTGACACCCAGGGCCAGGAGCTGGCTGGCCGAGATCGGACATGATCCGGACTACGGGGCCCGTCCCCTGGGCCGGGTCATCCAGAAAGAGGTCAAGGACAGGTTGACGGACGAGATCCTGTTCGGGGCGCTGGCCAAGGGCGGACGCGCGGTCCTGCGCTACACCAAGAAGCAGGGGCCGCGCCTGGAAATCGGCTGA
- a CDS encoding ATP-dependent Clp protease adaptor ClpS, translating into MHNDDYTTMDFVVEVLNKVFHKTPAEAETIMMAIHSKGIGVCGIYTAEVAETRVAQVRRMAKGRGFPLLCTMEEV; encoded by the coding sequence ATGCACAACGACGACTATACGACCATGGATTTCGTGGTCGAAGTGTTGAACAAGGTGTTTCACAAGACCCCGGCCGAGGCCGAAACCATTATGATGGCCATTCACAGCAAGGGCATCGGGGTGTGCGGGATATACACGGCCGAGGTGGCCGAAACCAGGGTGGCCCAGGTTCGAAGGATGGCCAAGGGCCGCGGATTCCCCCTCTTGTGCACCATGGAGGAAGTGTGA
- a CDS encoding branched-chain amino acid ABC transporter permease yields MSQYILHLLVLGGIYVILAASLNLTVGLSGQVSLGHGAFFGIGAYASALMSMQAPALPFSVLILFSGLTAMVAALVISPPALKLRDEYLAVVTLGLGIIFELWLKNCDFTGGPDGLYGLSNFGLSTPELAIRIWAVAALCLILTWRMSTGMFGTNLTAVKENEGTARAMGISPFPLKALCFAASALFAGMAGSLYAHYITFISPGAFGLHTSILLLCMVVLGGMGTVFGPVVGAVVLFLLPEFLQEFADFQDLVYGLLLVLTLIFRPQGILGRTGTTPGFSGRLLALLRIRRLPERGC; encoded by the coding sequence ATGAGCCAATACATCCTGCATCTCCTTGTTCTCGGCGGCATCTACGTCATTCTGGCCGCCAGTCTGAACCTGACCGTCGGCCTTTCCGGCCAGGTTTCCCTGGGACACGGGGCCTTTTTTGGCATCGGGGCCTACGCCTCGGCTCTCATGTCCATGCAGGCTCCGGCCCTGCCGTTCTCGGTCCTGATCCTTTTCTCAGGACTGACGGCCATGGTCGCTGCCCTGGTCATTAGTCCCCCGGCCCTCAAGCTCCGGGACGAATACCTGGCCGTGGTCACTCTGGGTCTGGGGATTATCTTTGAACTGTGGCTGAAGAACTGCGATTTCACCGGTGGACCGGACGGGCTCTACGGACTGTCAAATTTCGGGCTGTCCACGCCCGAACTGGCCATCCGGATCTGGGCCGTGGCCGCCCTCTGTCTGATTCTTACCTGGCGGATGTCCACGGGCATGTTCGGCACCAACTTGACGGCCGTCAAGGAAAACGAGGGCACGGCAAGGGCAATGGGCATATCGCCGTTTCCGCTCAAGGCCCTCTGCTTCGCCGCCTCGGCCCTGTTCGCGGGCATGGCCGGCTCTCTCTACGCCCACTACATAACCTTTATCAGTCCCGGGGCTTTTGGGCTCCATACCTCCATTCTCCTTCTGTGCATGGTCGTCCTCGGCGGGATGGGCACCGTGTTCGGCCCCGTGGTCGGAGCCGTGGTCCTGTTCCTCCTCCCGGAATTTCTTCAGGAATTCGCCGATTTCCAGGATCTCGTCTATGGACTGCTCCTCGTCTTGACCCTCATCTTCCGCCCCCAGGGCATCCTGGGCCGGACCGGAACGACTCCGGGTTTTTCCGGCCGCCTTCTGGCCCTTCTTCGAATCCGCCGTTTACCGGAGCGCGGATGCTGA
- a CDS encoding ABC transporter ATP-binding protein, which yields MLKVRSLQTFYGRVHILKALSVHVGQGEIVAVIGANGAGKTTLLRSLAGLVRPSSGAMEFKGEDMTRLSPEGRLKRGLALCPEGRRLFRAMSVKDNLILGAYSRSDRDGIRRDLDRFRNRFPILSGLWHRPAGSLSGGEQQMVALCRALMSKPTMLLLDEPSLGLSPLLSKDILKAIVAMNREEDLGVLIVEQNARAALRIADRAYVLETGRVVLEGSGSDLLDHQDVRRAYLGKGYKEIWER from the coding sequence ATGCTGAAGGTCCGCAGTCTCCAGACATTCTATGGACGGGTCCACATACTCAAGGCCCTGTCCGTCCATGTTGGGCAGGGCGAGATCGTGGCTGTCATCGGAGCCAATGGAGCCGGGAAGACTACCCTGCTTCGGTCCCTGGCCGGTCTGGTCCGCCCCTCGTCCGGGGCGATGGAGTTCAAGGGCGAGGACATGACCCGCCTCAGTCCCGAGGGACGCCTGAAAAGGGGTCTGGCCCTCTGCCCCGAGGGCCGACGGCTTTTTCGGGCCATGAGCGTCAAGGACAACCTCATCCTCGGGGCCTATTCCCGGTCGGACCGGGATGGCATCCGCCGCGATCTGGACCGATTTCGAAACCGGTTCCCCATCCTCTCCGGCCTCTGGCACCGACCTGCAGGCAGCCTGTCCGGTGGCGAGCAGCAGATGGTGGCCCTGTGCCGGGCCCTCATGTCCAAGCCGACCATGCTCCTTCTGGACGAGCCCTCCCTTGGTCTTTCCCCGCTTTTATCCAAGGACATCCTCAAGGCCATCGTAGCCATGAACCGTGAGGAGGACCTCGGGGTCCTTATCGTCGAACAAAACGCCAGGGCCGCCCTGCGCATCGCTGACCGAGCCTATGTTTTGGAGACCGGCCGGGTCGTCTTGGAGGGAAGTGGCAGCGACCTCCTCGATCATCAGGACGTCCGGCGGGCCTATCTGGGCAAGGGCTACAAGGAGATCTGGGAGCGATGA
- a CDS encoding ABC transporter ATP-binding protein, with amino-acid sequence MEIDGLTKAFGGVLAVREVGFNVEDKSITGLIGPNGAGKTTLFNLITGTLPPTSGRIRFFGHEVTQRPSYERSRMGMMRTFQNLSLYPDLTCLENVCVGANAWYRPGIWSLMRPACPREREIKAEARANMALVGLTGREADSPGALSYGDQRRLEIARALTGHPRLLLLDEPAAGLNNQESQELAALFERIRTELGLGILIIEHDMDVLMAISDRVLVLVEGGLVMHDTPEAVQQDPRVIEAYLGREEDFGDLDV; translated from the coding sequence ATGGAAATCGACGGCCTGACCAAGGCCTTCGGAGGCGTCCTGGCCGTCCGCGAGGTCGGCTTCAACGTGGAGGACAAGTCCATCACCGGGCTCATCGGCCCCAACGGGGCGGGCAAGACCACACTTTTCAACCTGATCACCGGAACCCTGCCCCCCACGTCGGGACGAATTCGATTCTTCGGCCACGAAGTCACCCAGCGGCCGTCCTATGAACGCAGCCGCATGGGCATGATGCGAACCTTTCAGAATTTGAGTCTGTATCCCGATCTGACCTGCCTGGAAAATGTCTGCGTAGGGGCCAACGCCTGGTATCGTCCCGGGATCTGGTCGTTGATGCGTCCAGCCTGTCCCCGTGAGCGGGAGATCAAAGCCGAGGCCCGGGCCAACATGGCCCTGGTCGGTCTGACCGGCCGGGAGGCCGATTCCCCAGGTGCCCTGTCTTACGGAGACCAACGACGGCTGGAAATCGCTCGAGCACTGACCGGCCATCCAAGGCTCCTTCTACTGGACGAACCCGCCGCTGGTCTGAACAACCAGGAGTCTCAAGAATTGGCGGCCCTGTTCGAACGCATCAGAACCGAACTGGGTCTGGGCATTCTGATCATCGAACACGACATGGACGTACTCATGGCCATCTCGGACCGGGTTCTGGTCCTGGTCGAGGGGGGCCTGGTCATGCACGACACCCCGGAAGCGGTCCAGCAGGACCCCCGGGTCATTGAGGCCTATCTCGGTCGAGAGGAGGATTTCGGAGATCTCGACGTCTGA
- a CDS encoding pyridine nucleotide-disulfide oxidoreductase: MSQHIIIIGAVALGPKAACRLKRLQPSARVTMVDRASVISYGGCGIPYLISGDVPDPSQLQRTAFHAVRDPEFFRTAKGVDVLTETDCLAIDRANKAVTLKPKNGEPYVLNYDQLVLGTGSRPIPMPLPGRELPGCFTVHSMEAATEIHTLVTAGGINRAIIVGAGCIGLEMAEALSDMWGIETSVIELSDQVLPGIISGDMSRMVEHHLIKKDIDLFLSERVTAIEGENGSVARVVTENRTLDADLVILAVGVVPNGELARQAGLAVSGRGAIIVDKTMRTSDPNIFAGGDSVCVENLVTGTRDSFALGSLANRQGRVIGSNLAGGRETFPGAVGTLALKIFDHAVAGAGLSIDAARRHGFNAFSAQVIQFDHAHFYPDKTLMALELVVEEKTGRVLGIQGMSENGEGLLARINAVAAILPNKPVVQDICCLELAYSPPFSAAMDVLNNLGNVAENILNGRNRVIGQSEFQRLWADREEGRCFFLDCRDPENVASIRTSHPEHWNNIPAEILQDHTDELPRDKTLVLVCNTGARSYEAQRKLDAVGLTASLSLQGGMGMLNRWGLNLADQE; encoded by the coding sequence ATGTCTCAGCATATAATCATTATCGGGGCCGTGGCCCTTGGACCCAAGGCTGCCTGCCGCCTCAAACGTCTCCAACCCTCGGCACGGGTGACCATGGTCGACCGGGCCTCGGTCATTTCCTATGGAGGCTGCGGCATTCCATACCTCATCTCCGGCGACGTGCCCGATCCGTCCCAGCTTCAGCGCACCGCCTTCCACGCCGTGCGTGATCCCGAGTTCTTCCGCACGGCCAAGGGCGTGGACGTCCTGACCGAAACCGACTGTCTGGCCATCGACCGGGCCAACAAGGCCGTGACCCTGAAGCCCAAGAATGGAGAACCCTATGTCCTGAACTACGACCAGCTCGTCCTGGGCACCGGAAGCAGGCCGATTCCCATGCCCCTGCCGGGCAGAGAACTGCCCGGATGTTTCACCGTCCATAGCATGGAAGCCGCCACGGAGATTCACACCCTGGTCACAGCCGGAGGCATCAACCGGGCGATCATCGTCGGGGCCGGGTGCATCGGGCTCGAGATGGCCGAAGCCCTGTCGGACATGTGGGGCATCGAGACCTCGGTCATCGAGTTGTCGGACCAGGTGCTTCCCGGCATCATCAGCGGCGACATGTCCAGGATGGTCGAGCATCATCTTATCAAGAAGGACATCGACCTGTTCCTATCCGAACGGGTCACGGCCATCGAAGGCGAAAACGGCTCAGTGGCCCGGGTGGTCACCGAGAATAGAACCCTTGACGCCGATCTGGTCATCCTGGCCGTGGGCGTTGTCCCCAACGGCGAACTTGCCCGACAGGCCGGTTTGGCCGTGTCCGGCCGAGGGGCCATCATCGTCGACAAGACCATGCGGACCTCGGACCCGAACATCTTTGCCGGGGGAGACAGCGTCTGCGTCGAGAACTTGGTCACCGGCACCCGGGACAGCTTCGCCCTGGGATCCCTGGCCAACCGTCAGGGCCGTGTCATCGGCTCCAATCTGGCCGGAGGCCGGGAAACGTTCCCCGGAGCCGTGGGCACTCTGGCCCTCAAGATATTCGACCACGCCGTGGCCGGAGCAGGCCTGTCCATCGACGCCGCTCGGCGCCACGGCTTCAATGCCTTCAGCGCCCAGGTCATCCAATTCGACCACGCCCACTTCTATCCGGACAAGACCCTCATGGCCCTGGAACTGGTCGTCGAGGAAAAAACCGGCCGGGTTCTCGGCATCCAAGGCATGAGCGAGAACGGCGAAGGCCTGCTGGCCCGAATCAACGCCGTGGCCGCCATTCTGCCGAATAAACCCGTGGTCCAGGACATCTGCTGTCTGGAGCTGGCCTATTCCCCGCCCTTTTCAGCGGCCATGGATGTCCTAAATAACCTGGGCAACGTGGCCGAAAACATCCTGAACGGCCGCAATCGGGTCATTGGGCAGAGCGAGTTCCAACGGCTCTGGGCCGATCGTGAGGAAGGACGGTGCTTCTTCCTGGACTGCCGGGACCCGGAAAACGTGGCCTCCATCCGTACATCGCATCCGGAACACTGGAACAACATACCGGCCGAAATCCTCCAGGACCACACCGACGAACTGCCCAGGGACAAGACCCTGGTGCTGGTCTGCAATACCGGAGCCAGATCCTACGAGGCCCAGCGCAAGCTCGATGCCGTCGGCCTGACCGCCTCCCTGAGCCTTCAGGGCGGCATGGGCATGCTCAACCGCTGGGGTCTCAACCTGGCCGACCAGGAATGA